A genomic window from Actinomycetaceae bacterium MB13-C1-2 includes:
- the rfbD gene encoding dTDP-4-dehydrorhamnose reductase: MKVLVTGGYGMLAQDVIRELDSRGVEVVAADKDTLDILDLPALSERLQLEQPDALVNCAAWTAVDAAEENEAGAFLINAVATQNLARAVTKVGARLVHISTDYVFDGESETPYQAADPVSPLGAYGRTKAAGEWAARCEAPDTLIVRTAWLYGRGGNCFPKTLAGVLEKNGEANVVDDQHGQPTWTGDVARIIADLLETNAPAGIYHATSSGQTTWWGFTRAIAESIGVAPEAVKAVTSEEFVRTAPRPAHSVLGHDSLVEAGIKPIGAWDKRWQIASEEVLAAR, translated from the coding sequence GTGAAGGTCCTAGTTACCGGCGGATATGGAATGTTGGCCCAGGATGTCATTCGTGAACTTGACTCGCGTGGAGTCGAAGTGGTTGCCGCAGACAAGGACACCCTCGATATCCTCGACCTTCCGGCACTGAGCGAACGGCTACAGCTGGAACAGCCGGACGCTCTGGTGAACTGTGCTGCTTGGACCGCTGTCGATGCGGCAGAGGAGAATGAGGCAGGAGCGTTCCTCATAAATGCGGTTGCCACCCAGAACTTGGCCCGGGCCGTGACAAAGGTGGGTGCGAGGCTGGTCCACATCTCGACCGACTACGTCTTTGACGGTGAGAGTGAAACGCCATACCAGGCCGCCGATCCTGTGAGTCCGCTCGGTGCGTACGGGCGCACCAAGGCCGCTGGTGAGTGGGCGGCGCGCTGTGAAGCTCCGGACACACTGATTGTGCGCACCGCTTGGCTCTACGGTCGCGGTGGAAACTGCTTCCCCAAAACCCTCGCCGGAGTGCTCGAAAAGAACGGGGAGGCCAACGTCGTTGATGACCAGCACGGGCAGCCAACCTGGACAGGGGACGTTGCGCGGATCATCGCTGACTTACTTGAAACCAACGCTCCCGCAGGTATTTACCACGCGACCAGCTCGGGTCAGACGACTTGGTGGGGCTTCACTCGTGCCATCGCCGAGTCGATTGGAGTCGCCCCTGAAGCTGTCAAGGCGGTGACATCCGAAGAGTTCGTGCGGACCGCTCCGCGTCCGGCTCATTCAGTGCTGGGACACGACTCACTGGTGGAGGCAGGAATCAAGCCCATCGGCGCCTGGGACAAACGCTGGCAGATTGCAAGCGAAGAAGTGCTTGCAGCGCGCTAG
- a CDS encoding sodium-translocating pyrophosphatase: protein MQSATGGTPKPSRKRLRVGLWGVIATVGSALALGGCASGGATDAASDGHQIGGEAALVLPDLNGMVTATGLGGRAVLFIGMFVAVCGLAFGFFSYAKLQKLPVHKAMLNISELIYTTCKAYLVKQGKFLLILWAIITAVIVIYYKFLVGFAWGRVAIIVAFSLLGMAGSYAVAWFGIRVNTFANSRMAFASLKGKPLPLHQIPMRAGMSIGMVLISLELLMMLVILLLLPPEVGGSCFIGFAIGESLGASALRIAGGIFTKIADIGADLMKIVFKIDEDDPRNPGVIADCVGDNAGDSVGPSADGFETYGVTGVALVTFIILAVPDAAVQAQLLVWIFVVRAAMIIASGLAYWINSAITKSRYANAVEMDFEKPLSSLVWITSGLCILFTFGTTALILGGTDGGIGWKLAAIVTCGTVAGALIPELVKAFTSTSSRHVRETVKSSREGGASLNILSGLVAGNFSAYWLGIAIVGLMAVAFGISTTGLGDFMQAPAVFAFGLVAFGFLGMGPVTIAVDSYGPVTDNAQSVFELSQIESIPNIDEEMEKEYGYKPEWERAKLMLEENDGAGNTFKATAKPVLIGTAVVGSTTMIFSIIIGLTNGLTTNLESLSIMHAPFLLGFILGGAVIYWFSGASIQAVTTGAYRAVEFIKAKIKLDDSSEKASTEDSRKVVEICTQYAQQGMLNIFLAVFFITLAFAFVEPFLFIGYLISIAIFGLYQAIFMADAGGAWDNAKKVVEVDLHAKGTALHDATIVGDTVGDPYKDTSSVALNPIIKFTTLFGLLAVELAVSLVGDGFQTMVYILAAVFFLIANFFVYRSFYGMRIQSGKDKKDEPAEIVLPEGGATVGASSSSAVS from the coding sequence ATGCAATCTGCCACTGGCGGCACACCAAAACCAAGTCGTAAGCGTCTCCGAGTCGGTCTTTGGGGGGTGATTGCAACAGTAGGATCAGCCTTGGCTTTGGGCGGTTGTGCCTCTGGCGGGGCCACCGACGCCGCGTCTGATGGACACCAGATTGGCGGCGAGGCGGCCCTTGTACTTCCAGATCTAAATGGGATGGTAACCGCTACCGGGTTGGGTGGCCGTGCGGTCCTATTCATCGGAATGTTCGTCGCGGTTTGTGGCCTTGCATTCGGATTCTTCAGCTACGCGAAGCTGCAAAAGCTTCCAGTTCACAAGGCGATGCTGAATATATCTGAGCTGATTTACACCACCTGTAAGGCCTACCTGGTTAAGCAGGGCAAGTTCCTTCTGATCCTGTGGGCCATTATCACCGCAGTGATCGTGATCTACTACAAGTTCCTGGTGGGATTCGCCTGGGGGCGCGTCGCCATCATCGTGGCTTTTTCGCTCTTGGGCATGGCGGGTTCATACGCGGTTGCCTGGTTTGGAATTCGGGTCAATACCTTCGCGAACTCTCGCATGGCTTTCGCATCGCTAAAGGGCAAGCCTCTTCCGCTGCATCAGATTCCAATGCGTGCAGGCATGTCGATCGGCATGGTACTGATCTCGCTCGAACTACTTATGATGCTGGTGATCCTGCTGCTGCTGCCACCAGAGGTCGGTGGCTCCTGTTTCATTGGCTTTGCCATTGGCGAGTCACTCGGAGCATCAGCACTGCGTATCGCAGGCGGAATCTTCACCAAGATTGCGGACATCGGCGCTGACCTAATGAAGATTGTCTTCAAGATTGACGAAGACGATCCTCGTAACCCTGGCGTTATTGCCGACTGCGTCGGTGACAACGCTGGTGACTCGGTCGGACCGTCGGCTGACGGATTTGAGACCTACGGCGTGACAGGCGTTGCCCTGGTCACCTTTATCATCTTGGCTGTGCCGGACGCCGCAGTTCAGGCGCAACTGCTTGTGTGGATCTTCGTGGTCCGCGCCGCAATGATCATTGCTTCTGGCTTGGCTTACTGGATCAACTCGGCGATTACAAAGTCGCGGTATGCGAATGCTGTAGAGATGGACTTCGAGAAGCCGCTTTCCTCCCTCGTTTGGATCACCTCTGGCCTGTGCATCCTGTTTACCTTTGGCACAACGGCTCTGATCCTCGGAGGCACCGATGGAGGAATCGGCTGGAAGCTCGCAGCAATCGTCACCTGCGGCACCGTGGCGGGCGCACTGATTCCAGAACTGGTCAAGGCATTTACCTCGACTTCTTCACGACACGTCCGTGAGACGGTTAAGTCCTCGCGCGAGGGTGGAGCTTCACTGAACATCCTGTCCGGCCTGGTTGCGGGCAACTTCTCGGCATACTGGCTAGGTATCGCAATCGTCGGTCTGATGGCGGTCGCCTTCGGAATCTCGACCACTGGTCTCGGCGATTTCATGCAGGCACCCGCAGTGTTTGCATTCGGCCTGGTGGCGTTTGGCTTCCTGGGGATGGGTCCGGTGACGATTGCCGTTGACTCGTACGGCCCGGTAACCGACAACGCCCAAAGCGTCTTCGAACTGAGCCAGATTGAGTCGATCCCGAACATTGATGAAGAGATGGAAAAGGAGTACGGCTACAAGCCCGAGTGGGAGCGCGCCAAGTTGATGCTCGAAGAGAACGACGGCGCTGGCAATACCTTCAAGGCAACCGCGAAGCCGGTCCTCATCGGCACCGCAGTCGTAGGCTCAACGACCATGATCTTCTCGATCATCATCGGCCTGACCAATGGGCTCACCACTAACCTGGAGAGTCTGTCTATCATGCATGCCCCGTTCCTCCTCGGCTTTATCCTGGGCGGTGCAGTAATCTACTGGTTCTCGGGAGCTTCGATTCAGGCAGTCACTACCGGGGCCTACCGTGCAGTTGAGTTCATCAAAGCGAAAATCAAGCTGGATGACTCCAGCGAGAAGGCCAGCACTGAAGACTCGCGCAAAGTGGTTGAGATTTGCACCCAGTACGCACAACAGGGCATGTTGAATATCTTTCTAGCGGTCTTCTTCATTACTCTCGCATTCGCCTTCGTCGAACCGTTCCTGTTCATCGGCTACCTGATCTCCATCGCGATCTTTGGTCTGTACCAGGCGATCTTTATGGCGGACGCCGGAGGAGCCTGGGACAACGCAAAGAAGGTCGTTGAGGTCGATCTTCACGCGAAGGGCACAGCTCTTCACGACGCAACTATTGTTGGCGACACGGTTGGTGACCCCTATAAGGACACCTCGTCCGTGGCGCTGAACCCGATTATCAAGTTCACCACACTGTTCGGACTGCTCGCCGTTGAACTGGCTGTGTCGTTGGTCGGGGACGGATTCCAGACAATGGTCTACATTTTGGCGGCCGTGTTCTTCCTAATCGCTAACTTCTTCGTCTACCGTTCTTTCTACGGCATGCGAATTCAGTCGGGTAAGGATAAGAAGGACGAACCTGCCGAGATCGTACTGCCAGAGGGCGGTGCCACCGTCGGCGCCTCCTCCAGTTCAGCGGTCAGTTAG
- the purS gene encoding phosphoribosylformylglycinamidine synthase subunit PurS — protein MYLAKVYVTYKDSVLDPQGQAVMGAAHRLGYSEIDDVRVGKYFEIWVSADGRDPEIVVEEISDKLLANVNTETYRIEIERADSE, from the coding sequence GTGTATTTGGCCAAGGTGTACGTCACCTACAAGGACTCCGTACTAGACCCTCAAGGACAGGCCGTAATGGGAGCCGCCCACCGACTCGGTTACTCGGAGATCGACGACGTTCGCGTCGGCAAATATTTCGAGATTTGGGTGAGCGCTGACGGACGTGACCCCGAGATAGTCGTCGAAGAAATCAGCGACAAATTGCTGGCCAACGTGAACACCGAAACGTATCGAATCGAGATTGAACGGGCCGACAGTGAGTAG
- the purL gene encoding phosphoribosylformylglycinamidine synthase subunit PurL: MTRANEPTPQAIKNSRMYAQWGLTDEEYRLIEEEILGRMPNYTETGLFSVMWSEHCSYKNSKSVLRKFPTDGPRVLQGPGEGAGIVDIGDNQAVVFKAESHNHPSAVEPYEGAATGVGGIIRDIFSMGARPIAVLDSLRFGELDNDRTKFLLQEIVAGIGGYGNCIGIPTVGGEIAFDSCYEGNPLVNAMCVGIIDHKDIQKGRAAGSGNSILYVGAKTGRDGIHGATFASESFNDGEEQNRSAVQVGDPFMEKLLLEACLDLIVNHADILVGIQDMGAAGLVSSSSEMAYKAGSGLRLYLDDVPVREPEMTPYEMMLSESQERMLICVKKGREAEAQRVFHDYDLDAVVIGEVTDDGRYRLFFEGQEVADIPVEALGDAPEQQPASSRPKRLDDFAEQGSYQPNPLEPASTLLKLLSQPTIASKHSVFQTYDSQVRTNTVVGPGSDAAVLRVRGTNKALAMTTDCNARYLYLDPFVGGQIAVAEAARNIVASGAQPLAITDCLNFGSPENPEAYWELSTAVDGVADACRRLRTPVISGNVSLYNESNGEAIYPTPMIGMVGLVQKLEDITTSDFKRAGDLVYVIGETGPDFGGSELQKMNEGKIFGTLTGFDLERESRNQKQLLEAIEAGLVVSAHDLAEGGLGVALAESAFPGNFGFEVSVSFPATWLFSETQSRFVVSIRPEDRERFETVAPNAALIGTVSDALTYRFATSDASFEVNAAEAKKTWEESLECLMK, encoded by the coding sequence ATGACCAGGGCGAATGAACCCACTCCTCAGGCAATCAAGAACTCCCGCATGTACGCGCAATGGGGTCTTACCGACGAGGAATACCGACTCATCGAAGAAGAAATCCTCGGACGCATGCCGAACTACACGGAAACTGGACTTTTCTCGGTTATGTGGTCCGAGCACTGCTCGTACAAGAACTCAAAATCCGTCTTACGGAAGTTCCCTACGGACGGTCCCCGCGTTTTGCAGGGGCCCGGTGAGGGAGCTGGAATTGTCGACATTGGTGATAACCAGGCTGTGGTCTTCAAGGCGGAAAGCCACAACCATCCTTCGGCTGTTGAGCCATACGAGGGCGCTGCCACCGGCGTTGGCGGCATCATCCGCGATATCTTCTCAATGGGAGCCCGTCCGATCGCAGTTTTGGACTCCCTTCGTTTCGGCGAGCTAGACAACGACCGTACGAAGTTCCTTCTTCAAGAAATCGTCGCGGGCATCGGTGGGTACGGTAATTGCATTGGTATTCCAACCGTGGGCGGAGAGATCGCCTTTGACTCGTGCTATGAGGGAAATCCTCTAGTCAATGCTATGTGCGTTGGAATCATCGACCACAAGGATATTCAGAAGGGTCGCGCCGCGGGCTCCGGCAACTCGATCCTCTACGTCGGGGCAAAGACTGGCCGCGACGGGATTCACGGAGCAACATTTGCCTCGGAATCGTTCAATGATGGCGAGGAACAGAACCGCTCGGCCGTCCAGGTCGGTGATCCGTTCATGGAGAAACTACTGCTTGAAGCCTGCTTAGACCTCATCGTCAATCACGCAGACATTCTGGTTGGAATCCAAGACATGGGTGCCGCCGGGCTAGTCTCGTCCAGTTCAGAAATGGCGTATAAGGCTGGCTCCGGGCTCCGTCTCTACCTGGATGACGTTCCGGTTCGTGAACCGGAGATGACCCCCTATGAAATGATGCTCTCCGAGTCCCAAGAACGCATGCTGATCTGCGTGAAGAAGGGACGCGAAGCGGAGGCACAGAGAGTCTTTCACGACTACGATCTTGACGCGGTCGTGATCGGCGAGGTTACCGATGATGGCCGATATCGCCTGTTCTTCGAGGGACAAGAGGTGGCGGATATTCCCGTAGAAGCACTTGGGGACGCCCCGGAACAACAGCCCGCTTCAAGCAGACCGAAGCGACTAGATGATTTCGCTGAACAGGGTTCGTACCAGCCGAACCCACTGGAGCCGGCCTCGACTCTATTGAAGCTCTTGTCGCAGCCGACAATCGCCTCAAAACATTCAGTGTTCCAGACCTATGATTCGCAGGTCAGAACTAATACTGTGGTGGGTCCAGGTTCGGATGCGGCGGTCTTGAGGGTTCGCGGAACCAACAAAGCCCTGGCAATGACGACGGACTGCAACGCGCGATACCTGTACCTCGATCCCTTCGTCGGCGGCCAGATCGCGGTGGCGGAGGCGGCTCGGAACATCGTCGCAAGTGGAGCGCAACCGCTGGCAATCACCGACTGTCTCAACTTCGGTTCACCCGAGAATCCCGAGGCGTACTGGGAGCTTTCAACTGCCGTTGACGGCGTGGCTGATGCCTGTCGCAGGCTTAGGACCCCCGTGATTTCGGGAAATGTCTCGCTCTACAACGAAAGCAATGGCGAGGCCATCTACCCGACACCGATGATCGGGATGGTTGGACTCGTACAGAAGCTGGAAGATATCACGACCAGTGACTTCAAGCGTGCAGGAGACCTGGTCTATGTGATCGGTGAGACCGGGCCAGATTTCGGCGGCTCAGAACTGCAGAAGATGAATGAGGGCAAGATTTTCGGAACTCTGACCGGGTTCGACTTGGAAAGGGAATCTAGAAACCAGAAGCAACTCCTTGAGGCAATCGAGGCTGGTCTGGTGGTTTCGGCTCACGATCTGGCGGAGGGCGGCTTGGGAGTTGCGCTGGCAGAAAGCGCGTTCCCGGGCAACTTTGGGTTCGAAGTCTCGGTGAGTTTTCCTGCAACCTGGTTGTTCTCAGAGACTCAATCCCGTTTCGTAGTTTCGATCAGACCCGAGGACCGCGAGCGCTTCGAGACAGTTGCCCCCAATGCAGCCCTAATCGGCACGGTCAGCGATGCCCTGACATACCGCTTTGCCACTAGCGACGCCAGCTTCGAGGTCAACGCCGCAGAAGCCAAGAAGACCTGGGAGGAATCACTCGAGTGCTTGATGAAGTGA
- the purC gene encoding phosphoribosylaminoimidazolesuccinocarboxamide synthase, whose translation MAQKGQLLYEGKAKKLYETDSPEVLWVEYCDQATAFNGEKKDQIPGKGKLNNQISGMIFDLLADAGVPSHYLGSLSETEHLAQKVQIIPLEVVVRNVAAGSLCKRLGLMEGTALPDPIVELFYKDDDLGDPLITDEHVKILNLASEAEVAEIKEKALTVNAALTEIFEKCGIRLVDFKLEFGRDAEGNVLLADEVSPDTCRLWDAATDEHLDKDVYRRDIGDLTSVYQVVLARLQELTAKRG comes from the coding sequence GTGGCACAAAAGGGTCAGCTACTGTACGAAGGAAAAGCCAAGAAACTCTACGAAACAGACTCACCCGAAGTCTTATGGGTTGAGTACTGTGATCAAGCAACAGCTTTCAACGGGGAAAAGAAGGATCAAATCCCCGGAAAAGGCAAACTCAACAACCAGATCAGCGGAATGATCTTCGATCTTCTCGCTGACGCGGGTGTTCCCTCCCACTATTTGGGTTCGCTTTCTGAAACCGAGCACCTCGCACAAAAGGTGCAAATCATTCCCCTTGAAGTCGTCGTAAGGAACGTGGCAGCAGGCAGCCTCTGCAAGCGATTGGGGCTGATGGAGGGCACCGCACTACCCGATCCGATCGTCGAGCTCTTTTACAAGGACGATGATCTAGGTGATCCGCTCATCACCGACGAACACGTCAAGATTCTCAATCTGGCATCTGAGGCGGAAGTCGCAGAAATCAAAGAGAAGGCTCTGACAGTGAATGCCGCACTCACCGAGATATTCGAGAAGTGCGGCATTCGTCTTGTGGACTTCAAACTCGAGTTCGGGCGTGACGCTGAAGGGAACGTTCTGCTCGCCGACGAGGTTTCGCCGGATACCTGCAGGCTCTGGGACGCTGCTACCGACGAACACCTGGACAAGGACGTTTACCGCAGGGACATCGGCGATCTGACTAGCGTCTACCAGGTTGTCCTCGCCCGGCTTCAAGAACTCACGGCCAAGCGAGGCTGA
- the purQ gene encoding phosphoribosylformylglycinamidine synthase subunit PurQ, with protein sequence MSSPRFAVVVFPGSNCDIDMLEALTDVMEVEAQAVRHDATSLEGFDGVMLPGGFSYGDYLRCGAIARFSPIMEEVRRFAESGKPVFGTCNGFQVLTEAGLLPGALIENESLKFVCKTVPLKVVNSHTRFTSEYDEDEVISLPVAHAGGNYFCDAGTLAELQENNQIVFTYEENINGSTASIAGITNKAGNVLGMMPHPERAVEALLGSEDGKRFFASLIDSIHNAKSSEEAGDVR encoded by the coding sequence GTGAGTAGTCCTCGGTTCGCTGTAGTCGTCTTCCCTGGATCAAACTGCGACATCGACATGCTGGAAGCACTCACGGATGTGATGGAAGTCGAGGCCCAGGCCGTGCGACACGACGCCACCAGCCTTGAAGGATTCGACGGGGTAATGCTCCCCGGAGGCTTCTCATACGGCGACTACCTTCGTTGTGGTGCGATCGCCCGCTTCTCCCCCATCATGGAAGAGGTCCGCCGATTCGCCGAGTCAGGCAAACCCGTCTTCGGTACCTGCAACGGTTTTCAGGTCCTTACCGAAGCCGGCCTACTCCCCGGCGCACTCATCGAGAACGAGTCACTAAAGTTCGTCTGCAAAACGGTTCCGCTAAAGGTCGTGAACTCCCACACCCGCTTCACCAGCGAATATGACGAGGACGAGGTTATTTCTCTTCCCGTCGCTCACGCCGGGGGTAACTACTTCTGTGATGCCGGAACCCTTGCCGAGCTTCAGGAGAACAACCAGATTGTGTTCACTTACGAGGAGAACATCAACGGTTCAACCGCCTCCATCGCGGGTATCACCAACAAAGCGGGAAACGTGCTGGGCATGATGCCACACCCCGAACGTGCCGTCGAAGCCCTGTTAGGTTCCGAGGACGGAAAACGCTTCTTCGCCTCCCTGATTGATTCCATCCACAACGCCAAGTCCTCAGAGGAAGCAGGTGATGTCCGATGA
- a CDS encoding formate/nitrite transporter family protein, with protein sequence MAPWENRLVLTIPETIDIQVTSADSKSSGLDTPGRFLLSGMLAGVFMGIGVVLMVSTAGPMFAAGEGLAKLVSGLVFGTALTLTVFAGAELATSAMMALPLGVLTKSIRLGRASATLLFIFVANLFGALLFALLIRGSGVLISNQAAGAMLSDMLATKAHETPLELFARGVLCNILVCLAIWMSSRVNSDGAKIALIFIAITAFIASGYEHVIANMFTYCYGIIIGDPNGTLPLFGKNLLWVGLGNLVGGAVVVALVYWLVAGSPKKEPVGGRN encoded by the coding sequence TTGGCCCCGTGGGAAAATCGTCTGGTGCTAACGATTCCAGAGACCATTGATATACAGGTAACCTCGGCCGATTCCAAGTCGTCGGGGCTAGATACCCCCGGAAGGTTCCTACTATCGGGAATGTTGGCCGGTGTCTTCATGGGGATCGGAGTAGTCCTTATGGTTTCTACGGCCGGTCCAATGTTTGCGGCGGGTGAAGGGCTAGCGAAGCTAGTAAGTGGGCTCGTCTTCGGAACAGCATTAACGCTCACGGTCTTCGCCGGAGCTGAGCTAGCGACATCTGCCATGATGGCGCTTCCCCTGGGGGTACTCACCAAGTCAATCCGACTTGGTCGAGCAAGCGCGACGCTACTGTTTATCTTTGTCGCGAACCTATTCGGAGCTTTGCTCTTTGCGCTTCTGATCCGAGGTTCAGGAGTCTTGATTTCCAACCAAGCAGCGGGTGCGATGCTCTCTGACATGCTGGCCACAAAAGCTCACGAGACGCCGCTTGAACTATTCGCTCGAGGAGTTCTCTGCAACATCCTGGTCTGCTTGGCCATTTGGATGAGTTCGAGAGTGAACTCAGACGGTGCCAAGATCGCCCTAATCTTTATCGCCATAACTGCCTTCATTGCCTCTGGGTATGAACACGTCATCGCCAACATGTTCACCTACTGCTACGGCATCATCATTGGTGATCCAAACGGAACCCTTCCCCTCTTTGGGAAGAACCTGCTCTGGGTTGGGCTCGGGAACCTGGTCGGCGGAGCGGTAGTCGTCGCCCTCGTCTACTGGCTGGTCGCGGGTTCACCAAAGAAAGAGCCGGTCGGAGGGAGGAATTAA
- a CDS encoding dihydrofolate reductase, with amino-acid sequence MSSAETALDTRPVRASIWAEDRVGVIGDGERMLWHVPADFKHFKESTIGCPIIMGRASFEALGGPLPGRVNIVVTRSPGYQAEGVHVAHSIEDALEIADRSAEATGAKTVWITGGGSIYRETMDLVNELVITDLDLKIPADDRTLVMAPIIDPDIWQIDRARTDDEWRPRSGDARWRVTTYVRR; translated from the coding sequence ATGAGTAGCGCAGAAACCGCCTTAGACACTCGACCCGTCCGCGCCTCGATCTGGGCAGAGGACCGCGTCGGAGTGATCGGAGACGGCGAAAGAATGCTGTGGCATGTTCCGGCAGACTTCAAGCACTTCAAAGAATCGACTATTGGATGCCCAATCATAATGGGTCGTGCCTCATTCGAGGCCCTGGGCGGCCCGCTTCCCGGCCGGGTCAACATCGTCGTGACTCGCTCCCCGGGCTACCAAGCGGAGGGGGTGCATGTCGCGCACTCGATCGAGGATGCTCTTGAGATAGCAGATCGCTCCGCCGAGGCGACCGGGGCGAAGACTGTGTGGATCACCGGTGGTGGCTCCATTTATCGAGAAACAATGGACCTGGTCAATGAACTGGTGATTACCGACCTGGATCTCAAGATTCCCGCCGACGACCGGACACTGGTAATGGCCCCCATAATCGACCCCGACATTTGGCAAATAGACCGGGCGAGGACAGATGATGAGTGGCGTCCTCGTTCCGGGGACGCCCGGTGGCGGGTCACCACTTATGTCAGGCGTTAG
- the rfbC gene encoding dTDP-4-dehydrorhamnose 3,5-epimerase — MDWEPLGIEGAWKVTPTVHGDDRGWFMEMFKQQTFEEAVGHSFSAPQVNVSNSRAGVVRGVHFSQLPVSQAKYVTCLGGAVLDVVVDIRVGSPTFGKYEAVLLDSRSPSTLYISEGLGHAFMALEDNSTVCYMVSSGYAPGREFGVFPLDEEIGIEWPSEDGAGNPISPVLSPKDLAAPTLAEALEQGILPAYDEVTAYRESLRS, encoded by the coding sequence ATGGACTGGGAACCACTTGGTATCGAAGGCGCATGGAAGGTCACTCCTACCGTGCACGGAGACGATCGCGGCTGGTTCATGGAGATGTTCAAGCAGCAGACTTTTGAGGAGGCGGTTGGACATTCTTTCAGCGCCCCGCAGGTCAATGTTTCCAACTCTAGAGCCGGCGTAGTTAGGGGAGTTCATTTTTCCCAGCTACCGGTCTCGCAGGCAAAGTACGTTACGTGTTTGGGCGGGGCGGTCCTTGATGTCGTGGTTGACATCCGTGTCGGTTCGCCGACGTTCGGGAAGTACGAGGCGGTACTACTTGACTCTCGTTCTCCGAGCACCCTCTATATCTCCGAGGGACTAGGGCACGCATTTATGGCGCTGGAGGATAACTCGACTGTTTGCTACATGGTGTCCAGCGGCTACGCACCTGGACGCGAGTTCGGGGTCTTCCCGCTCGATGAAGAGATCGGGATTGAGTGGCCGAGTGAGGATGGGGCAGGTAATCCGATCAGTCCGGTTCTTTCACCGAAGGATCTCGCGGCCCCGACGCTTGCTGAAGCGTTGGAACAGGGGATTCTGCCAGCGTATGACGAGGTCACAGCATACCGTGAATCTCTGCGTAGTTGA
- a CDS encoding glycosyltransferase family 1 protein, whose amino-acid sequence MRVAVKRDQTVISEDGRIVGHDAGATLVRRFLRIFPGAQVIGPSARRCHGFDVVPLEFLDPENTVIINMDVIDSPTIWNTIYQASGGTAPKIMNFVWWPVSFLERPEQKYTAALSCAMFPTFAASERTASEVKELVQKSTLPQLEAKMKLEWVNLGFRVDHVQERQETAKPIVLYPAIYLAPVKRPDLFKEIVERVHRQVPIEVEMRLQETSLISEKAMQFSQLPWVWVGPLTSTRSSYYEALSRTTAFLATATDESYGMSYVEALGSGVIGIFPDEEWARALVPVDYPFFYRDKVTAEKMLLQAVTAPEECRKEIDRAAGGSFIDWIARHHSDAAFDREITETVKDWFS is encoded by the coding sequence ATGAGAGTTGCAGTCAAACGAGATCAGACAGTAATCAGCGAAGATGGACGCATTGTCGGCCATGACGCTGGTGCCACCCTGGTGCGGCGTTTCTTGCGCATCTTTCCGGGCGCCCAGGTAATCGGCCCCTCAGCCCGACGTTGCCACGGCTTCGACGTGGTACCGCTCGAATTCCTGGATCCCGAGAACACCGTAATTATCAACATGGATGTCATTGACTCCCCCACCATCTGGAACACGATCTATCAGGCAAGCGGTGGTACGGCTCCGAAGATCATGAACTTCGTGTGGTGGCCTGTATCGTTCCTCGAACGTCCTGAACAGAAATACACTGCCGCTCTGTCGTGTGCAATGTTCCCGACATTCGCGGCTTCGGAACGCACCGCGTCCGAGGTGAAGGAACTGGTCCAGAAGTCGACCCTCCCCCAACTGGAAGCAAAGATGAAGCTGGAGTGGGTCAACCTGGGCTTCCGCGTTGACCACGTTCAGGAACGCCAAGAGACGGCTAAGCCAATCGTTCTCTACCCCGCTATCTACCTCGCCCCGGTGAAACGCCCGGATCTGTTCAAAGAGATCGTCGAGCGTGTTCACAGGCAGGTCCCGATCGAAGTGGAGATGCGCCTGCAAGAAACCTCGCTCATCAGCGAGAAAGCCATGCAGTTCTCTCAACTGCCGTGGGTTTGGGTTGGACCGTTGACCTCAACGCGTTCCTCGTACTACGAGGCGCTGTCGCGGACCACCGCGTTCCTTGCCACTGCCACCGATGAGTCTTATGGAATGTCCTACGTGGAGGCACTCGGTTCCGGCGTCATTGGAATCTTCCCGGATGAGGAATGGGCGCGGGCACTGGTTCCCGTCGATTATCCGTTCTTCTACCGTGACAAGGTGACGGCCGAGAAAATGCTGTTGCAAGCAGTGACTGCTCCCGAAGAATGCCGCAAGGAGATCGATAGGGCCGCTGGAGGGTCGTTCATCGACTGGATTGCCCGGCACCACTCTGATGCAGCATTCGACCGTGAGATCACGGAAACAGTCAAGGATTGGTTTAGTTAG